One part of the Desulfotignum phosphitoxidans DSM 13687 genome encodes these proteins:
- a CDS encoding type II toxin-antitoxin system VapC family toxin encodes MAVENILIDTNAYASFKRGDMASVEIIRSSPFIGINSTVLGELLSGFAVGNRESLNRGELEKFLQSSRVKIIAVDHETAEHYAHIYKELRQKGKPIPTNDLWIAATAVQYKLTVFTFDEHFKAVSGIRTGNRLADFVSGV; translated from the coding sequence ATGGCAGTAGAAAACATTCTCATTGACACAAATGCCTATGCTTCCTTCAAGCGGGGTGATATGGCATCTGTCGAGATTATCAGGTCTTCTCCTTTCATTGGAATCAATTCTACTGTTCTCGGCGAACTGTTATCCGGCTTTGCTGTAGGTAATCGAGAATCATTGAATAGAGGGGAATTGGAAAAGTTTTTACAATCTTCCCGTGTAAAAATTATCGCAGTCGATCACGAAACCGCAGAACATTATGCACACATATACAAAGAATTGCGGCAAAAAGGAAAGCCTATCCCTACGAATGATTTATGGATTGCTGCAACAGCAGTTCAATACAAATTGACGGTTTTTACCTTTGATGAACACTTCAAAGCCGTTAGCGGAATTCGAACCGGCAATCGTCTGGCCGATTTTGTTAGCGGGGTCTGA